In Triticum aestivum cultivar Chinese Spring chromosome 5B, IWGSC CS RefSeq v2.1, whole genome shotgun sequence, the following proteins share a genomic window:
- the LOC123117704 gene encoding uncharacterized protein — protein sequence MKNIILMDQGMEGWPLMNWTKLSFPQNMDLLAKKVQKSWCSHPWNPTMTRIRTPLFWHIFASAKTVKTSTSFDVIGELCDQNKQMVGPQNRADPYVDQGNEDMIQGTPATIWRKGSATLDGEKSESMDYCEDLLKFVDLSESENEELTEEDLGVLPPEAIHILQSETLKRSLLDSLNQAQKEGVIPEKGVKWGPVVAKKPNTRGHGNINIMEKAAAYKRKKNLEVPETFKGGRNLVVLVSLILGILTWPS from the coding sequence ATGAAGAACATAATTCTGATGGATCAGGGGATGGAGGGCTGGCCATTGATGAATTGGACAAAGCTATCTTTCCCTCAAAACATGGATCTACTAGCAAAAAAAGTGCAAAAGAGTTGGTGTTCTCACCCATGGAACCCTACCATGACTCGGATCAGGACACCTTTGTTCTGGCATATTTTTGCTTCTGCTAAAACTGTCAAAACTTCTACATCTTTTGATGTGATTGGGGAGCTGTGTGACCAAAACAAACAAATGGTGGGCCCACAAAACAGAGCTGATCCATATGTTGATCAGGGTAATGAGGATATGATCCAAGGAACTCCTGCTACTATCTGGAGAAAGGGGAGTGCAACATTGGATGGGGAAAAATCTGAGAGTATGGACTACTGTGAGGACCTACTTAAATTTGTGGACTTATCTGAGTCTGAAAATGAGGAGCTGACAGAGGAGGATTTGGGGGTTCTTCCCCCTGAAGCAATCCATATCTTGCAAAGTGAGACACTGAAGAGATCTCTGCTGGATTCACTGAATCAAGCCCAGAAGGAGGGAGTTATCCCGGAGAAAGGTGTCAAGTGGGGGCCTGTGGTTGCAAAAAAACCTAACACAAGAGGACATGGGAACATCAACATCATGGAGAAAGCTGCTGCATACAAGAGGAAAAAGAATCTGGAGGTTCCTGAGACTTTTAAAG